A genomic stretch from Empedobacter stercoris includes:
- the fmt gene encoding methionyl-tRNA formyltransferase: MRVVFMGTPEFAATSLNEINTNSHHEVVGVVTVPDKPSGRGQKMNISDVKKYALEHNLPLAQPEKLRDDAFIETLKSWNADVFVVVAFRMLPQVVWSIPAKGTFNLHGSLLPQYRGAAPINWAVMNGDNETGVTTFLIDEKIDTGNILISDKVTIEENDNVGKIHDELMHIGAKLVVKTLDGLENESLKPHPQEETIELKHAPKIFKEDCKIDWNQSINTIHNKIRGLSPYPCAWTTFGNGENYKSLKLYGGLKTDLVLEAENFQLVLQKNNLYIKLPQGVYEILELQPEGKRRMSAKDFINGHQNEDTLFVK, from the coding sequence ATGCGAGTAGTCTTTATGGGTACGCCCGAATTTGCGGCGACATCATTGAATGAAATCAATACAAATAGTCATCACGAAGTAGTTGGAGTTGTTACTGTTCCTGATAAACCATCTGGAAGAGGACAGAAAATGAATATTTCAGATGTTAAAAAATATGCGTTAGAACATAATCTACCTTTGGCTCAACCAGAAAAATTACGTGACGATGCATTCATCGAAACATTAAAAAGTTGGAACGCAGATGTTTTTGTTGTTGTTGCTTTTCGTATGTTACCACAAGTTGTATGGTCTATTCCTGCAAAAGGAACATTTAACCTACACGGATCGCTACTTCCTCAATACCGTGGAGCAGCTCCGATCAATTGGGCAGTAATGAATGGAGACAACGAAACTGGTGTAACCACTTTTCTGATTGATGAAAAAATTGATACAGGAAATATCTTAATTTCTGATAAAGTCACAATTGAAGAAAATGATAATGTCGGAAAAATTCATGACGAATTGATGCATATTGGTGCTAAATTAGTAGTAAAAACATTAGATGGTTTAGAAAACGAATCGTTGAAACCTCATCCACAAGAAGAAACAATCGAATTAAAACACGCTCCTAAAATTTTTAAAGAAGATTGTAAAATTGATTGGAATCAATCAATCAATACTATTCATAATAAAATTAGAGGACTTTCTCCTTATCCATGTGCTTGGACAACTTTTGGCAATGGAGAAAACTATAAATCTTTAAAATTATATGGTGGTTTAAAAACTGATTTAGTTTTAGAGGCTGAAAATTTTCAATTAGTTCTACAAAAAAATAATCTATATATTAAACTACCTCAGGGAGTTTACGAAATTTTAGAACTTCAACCCGAAGGAAAACGTCGAATGTCTGCCAAAGATTTTATCAACGGACATCAAAACGAAGATACCTTATTCGTAAAATAA
- a CDS encoding MFS transporter: MSTSTLNTSQTEAKKDNIFQIILASSVGTLIEWYDMFLAIILASVLSTQLFPNDGSSHFLETLAVVVSSFMFRPIGSLIFGSIGDRIGRKYSFLVSLIMMGAATFLIGCIPTFEDVGWLAPVLLLVCRIMQGLAISGEYAGAVIYVAEHAPAEKRGFYTGFIQATVPIGLLLCLTVVFLTQSVLSEEAFSSFGWRIPFLFSGILVILSYFIRQRLHESPIFEQLKKEGKTSKTPIKDAFTTPGNVKLMLKAIFGGNAAQSTIMQTTLFVTLFFLQRAVNLPYETVLIVVLCSTLFSSFFYQWFGALSDKIGRKPVMLGGMISSFILIPLSFFLYMQLGNPDGLKEIHDISNLAVVGIIVVSLITSIAGAATYGPLGAFMLEIFPTKIRYTSMGFAQNMGNGFIGGATTFVTELIKSTIIVSAAMSPYIGLVYPLVLIFIAILVNYFTIPETYKTDLTEDN; this comes from the coding sequence ATGAGTACAAGCACTTTAAATACTTCGCAAACAGAAGCGAAGAAGGATAATATTTTCCAAATTATTTTAGCATCATCAGTCGGAACATTGATTGAATGGTACGATATGTTCTTAGCAATCATCTTAGCAAGTGTACTTTCGACACAATTATTTCCGAATGACGGTTCGTCACATTTCTTAGAAACACTTGCAGTTGTTGTTTCGTCTTTTATGTTTAGACCAATTGGATCTTTAATTTTTGGAAGTATTGGTGATCGTATTGGTAGAAAATATTCATTCCTAGTTTCTTTAATTATGATGGGAGCAGCTACATTTTTAATAGGTTGTATTCCAACTTTTGAGGATGTTGGTTGGTTAGCTCCAGTTTTATTATTGGTTTGCCGCATCATGCAAGGACTTGCAATTAGTGGAGAATATGCAGGTGCGGTAATTTATGTGGCTGAGCATGCTCCAGCAGAGAAAAGAGGGTTTTACACAGGGTTTATTCAAGCAACAGTTCCTATCGGATTATTGTTATGTTTAACAGTTGTTTTCTTAACTCAGTCTGTTTTATCAGAAGAAGCATTTAGCAGCTTCGGATGGAGAATTCCATTTTTATTTAGTGGAATATTAGTTATTTTAAGTTATTTTATTCGTCAACGTTTACATGAAAGTCCAATTTTCGAGCAATTGAAAAAAGAAGGAAAAACATCTAAGACTCCAATTAAAGATGCTTTTACAACACCAGGAAACGTAAAATTGATGCTAAAAGCTATTTTTGGTGGAAATGCAGCACAAAGTACAATTATGCAAACAACGTTATTCGTAACATTATTCTTTTTACAAAGAGCAGTTAATTTACCATACGAGACTGTTCTAATCGTAGTTTTATGTTCTACTTTATTTAGTTCATTTTTCTATCAATGGTTCGGAGCGTTGAGTGATAAAATTGGTCGTAAGCCTGTTATGTTAGGTGGTATGATTAGTAGTTTTATTTTGATTCCATTGTCATTCTTTTTATACATGCAATTAGGAAATCCAGATGGATTAAAAGAAATTCATGATATTTCGAATTTAGCTGTAGTCGGGATTATTGTAGTAAGTTTAATTACTTCTATTGCTGGAGCAGCGACATACGGACCACTTGGTGCATTTATGTTAGAAATTTTCCCTACTAAAATTCGCTATACAAGTATGGGATTTGCTCAAAATATGGGGAATGGATTTATTGGAGGTGCAACAACCTTTGTGACGGAATTAATCAAAAGTACCATTATCGTTTCGGCAGCAATGTCACCATATATTGGTCTTGTATATCCTTTAGTTTTAATATTTATTGCGATTTTAGTGAATTATTTCACAATTCCAGAAACATATAAAACAGATTTGACTGAAGATAATTAA
- a CDS encoding redoxin domain-containing protein: MFRIYTIVLFICSLSFVKGQHLNVGDQFPVHKIENLGQSQDLKIIVFTPSLYKTNNYASMLTTSLHHYFVKGLAFATTNPPKINVVYVVNEEDKWRKDAQQSLTFNDSSNQNKLEGAKVIYDEAGKIYTAIGLKPFKQNSISTIIPTSNSNSLLVESSILFLVDQNNKILMRDNDYRAQGEHLKPLEKLVKRASKIEELNVDFTKNVTLKVGDKAPNFILKGPNYAMNSTEKLLDDQSNFKVLTFYPAAFSGQILPNFNTIDTKAPMTCAAQIQLIDHNPLLQNVKSYAISSSTNSLLTLWKTALRTTNITYLNDEDYGISLAYNSYNRLGYNNRATYVIDKNGTIVYANPNLTFEDEAKFPTILEKIILKSK, encoded by the coding sequence ATGTTCCGAATCTATACCATTGTATTATTTATTTGTAGTTTATCCTTTGTTAAAGGACAACATTTGAATGTAGGTGATCAATTTCCTGTTCATAAAATTGAGAATTTAGGTCAATCTCAAGATCTTAAAATAATTGTTTTTACGCCAAGTCTTTACAAAACAAATAATTACGCAAGTATGTTAACGACTTCTCTGCATCATTATTTTGTGAAAGGATTAGCTTTTGCTACAACAAATCCTCCTAAAATTAATGTGGTTTATGTTGTAAACGAAGAAGATAAATGGAGGAAGGATGCGCAACAATCATTAACGTTTAATGATTCATCGAATCAAAATAAGTTAGAAGGTGCGAAAGTAATTTATGATGAAGCTGGTAAAATTTATACTGCAATTGGGCTTAAACCTTTTAAACAGAATTCTATTTCAACTATAATTCCAACCTCTAATTCTAATTCACTCTTAGTCGAAAGTTCGATACTTTTTTTAGTGGATCAAAATAATAAAATTTTGATGAGAGATAATGATTATCGAGCACAAGGAGAGCATTTAAAACCCTTAGAGAAATTAGTTAAAAGAGCTTCTAAAATAGAAGAATTGAATGTAGATTTCACTAAAAATGTTACCTTAAAAGTAGGAGACAAAGCACCTAATTTTATTTTGAAAGGTCCTAATTACGCTATGAATTCAACAGAAAAACTATTGGATGATCAATCAAACTTCAAAGTGTTGACATTTTATCCTGCAGCTTTTAGTGGGCAAATATTACCTAATTTTAATACAATAGACACAAAAGCGCCAATGACATGTGCTGCTCAAATTCAATTAATTGATCATAACCCATTGTTACAAAATGTAAAAAGTTATGCAATTTCCAGTTCTACAAATTCTTTGTTAACATTATGGAAGACAGCTTTACGTACAACAAACATCACGTATTTAAATGATGAGGATTATGGGATTTCTTTGGCGTATAATTCGTACAATCGATTAGGATACAACAATAGAGCAACTTATGTAATTGATAAAAATGGAACTATTGTATATGCGAATCCAAATTTAACATTCGAAGATGAAGCAAAATTTCCTACAATTTTGGAAAAAATAATTTTGAAAAGTAAATAA
- a CDS encoding GNAT family N-acetyltransferase: MLNFREATKEDAASIAKLMMLAMDKIVFDFIGKTDYEEGILFLKKLIEQENNQYSYQNTVVIEYENQFAGTTTFYDGGKLNDLRKPVLDFLKTNYNQTIQPQDETQAGEIYIDTIAVSEDFRGKGIGSKILDYLIEEIVHHRKQTLGLLVDFTNPNAKKLYERKGFVVVGEKMLMNENHEHMQYKSV; encoded by the coding sequence ATGTTAAATTTTAGAGAAGCAACAAAAGAAGATGCTGCATCTATCGCAAAATTGATGATGTTAGCAATGGATAAAATTGTGTTTGATTTTATTGGAAAAACTGACTACGAAGAAGGAATTTTATTCTTAAAAAAATTAATCGAACAAGAGAATAATCAATACAGTTATCAAAATACAGTTGTAATTGAATATGAAAATCAATTTGCTGGTACAACAACTTTTTATGATGGAGGAAAATTAAATGATTTAAGAAAACCCGTTTTAGATTTTTTAAAAACTAATTATAATCAAACTATACAACCTCAAGATGAAACGCAAGCTGGAGAAATTTATATAGATACAATTGCTGTTTCTGAAGATTTTAGAGGGAAAGGAATTGGTTCTAAAATATTAGATTATTTGATTGAAGAAATTGTTCATCATCGAAAACAAACGTTAGGCTTATTGGTTGATTTTACCAATCCGAATGCTAAAAAGTTGTATGAAAGAAAAGGTTTTGTTGTCGTTGGCGAAAAAATGTTGATGAATGAAAATCATGAACATATGCAGTACAAATCTGTTTAA
- a CDS encoding GNAT family N-acetyltransferase gives MQTNIKIHSLAHVDLEELSALYNLSYQNYYISIHLSLDQFKGKLKMEDINLDYSVGASIDGKLVGFLLYGIRNNAGIKTAYIGGTGVCPTHRGKKITQQMLDFSFPKLKESHVKNIFLEVNTKNDFAINAYEACGFKKTRTLNSYKGIPILVVNPLHEIVDFEDLNLITGENFWDIKPTWKNDIQSVKNIIDNCQINGIYEDGILVAYKIINKNNTRIYQFGVHHDYRNRYLASILFSDLKNKEIKMINVDERETSTNDFIQSLGLKLYDKQYEMKKEL, from the coding sequence ATGCAAACAAACATTAAAATACATTCATTAGCTCATGTAGATTTGGAAGAATTATCTGCTTTGTACAATCTTTCTTATCAAAATTACTACATTTCTATTCATCTTTCTTTAGATCAATTTAAAGGAAAGTTAAAAATGGAAGATATCAATCTTGACTATTCTGTTGGTGCAAGTATTGATGGAAAATTAGTTGGGTTTTTACTTTATGGTATACGAAATAATGCCGGTATAAAAACAGCTTACATTGGAGGAACGGGAGTTTGCCCTACACACAGAGGCAAAAAAATCACCCAACAAATGCTTGATTTTAGTTTTCCGAAATTAAAAGAATCTCATGTTAAAAACATTTTTTTAGAAGTAAATACTAAAAATGATTTTGCAATAAACGCTTACGAAGCTTGTGGTTTTAAAAAAACAAGAACATTAAATAGTTACAAAGGAATTCCAATTCTTGTCGTAAATCCTTTACATGAAATTGTTGATTTTGAAGATTTAAATCTGATAACAGGAGAAAATTTTTGGGATATAAAACCAACATGGAAAAACGATATTCAAAGTGTAAAAAATATCATTGATAATTGCCAAATAAACGGAATTTACGAAGACGGGATTTTAGTTGCTTACAAAATCATCAATAAAAATAATACACGTATTTATCAATTTGGTGTACATCACGATTATAGAAATCGTTACTTGGCTTCTATTCTATTCAGCGATTTGAAAAATAAAGAAATCAAAATGATAAATGTTGACGAAAGAGAAACCTCAACAAACGATTTCATACAATCATTGGGATTAAAATTGTATGATAAACAATACGAAATGAAAAAAGAATTATAA
- a CDS encoding HU family DNA-binding protein, which produces MNKSELIDAIAADAGISKEAAKKALNSFTENVTKALASGDKVALVGFGTFSTSERAARTGINPQTKKEIKIAAKTVAKFKAGSELSGAVDAKKK; this is translated from the coding sequence ATGAACAAATCAGAACTTATTGATGCAATTGCAGCTGACGCTGGAATTTCTAAAGAAGCCGCTAAAAAAGCCCTAAACTCATTTACAGAAAATGTAACTAAAGCTTTAGCAAGTGGAGATAAAGTTGCTTTAGTAGGATTCGGGACTTTCTCTACGTCGGAGAGAGCTGCAAGAACAGGTATCAACCCACAAACTAAAAAAGAAATCAAAATTGCTGCTAAAACTGTAGCTAAATTTAAAGCTGGATCTGAATTATCAGGAGCAGTTGATGCAAAAAAGAAATAA
- the ybaK gene encoding Cys-tRNA(Pro) deacylase has product MSNKTAKTNAVRLLDTQNVSYTLREYEVDEEHIDALHVAKSLGVNPEGIYKTLVLKGNIAPYLVAVIPANTHLDMKKFAKVSGNKNCEMLPLKDLLKVTGYIRGGCSPIGMKKQFPTYIEELALIQDQICISAGKKGLQILLNAEDLGNIIDAKFEDITQFDI; this is encoded by the coding sequence ATGAGTAATAAAACTGCAAAAACAAATGCAGTCCGATTATTGGATACACAAAATGTTTCGTATACATTACGCGAATATGAAGTCGATGAAGAACATATAGATGCTTTGCATGTGGCAAAATCTTTGGGTGTAAATCCTGAAGGCATTTATAAAACGTTGGTTTTGAAAGGAAATATAGCGCCTTATCTTGTTGCGGTAATACCCGCGAATACGCATCTTGATATGAAAAAGTTTGCCAAAGTTTCTGGAAATAAAAATTGCGAGATGCTTCCTTTGAAAGATTTATTAAAAGTTACAGGATATATTCGTGGTGGTTGTTCACCTATTGGAATGAAAAAACAATTTCCTACCTACATTGAGGAGTTAGCACTTATACAAGATCAGATTTGTATTAGCGCAGGAAAAAAAGGGTTGCAAATTTTACTAAATGCAGAAGATTTAGGAAATATAATCGATGCTAAATTTGAAGATATTACTCAATTCGACATCTAA
- the tyrS gene encoding tyrosine--tRNA ligase, which yields MESLKSLKENVAIFLPENGLEEKLKLAEKENRSLRIKLGFDPTAPDLHLGHAVVLKKLKEFQDLGHQIVILVGSFTAQIGDPTGKNKSRQPLNADQVQKNAETYINQLSKIINVDKAEIVFNSDWLDHLPFSDVIQLLSKVTVAQLMHRNDFNKRFTENTPIAMNELVYPILQAYDSVQINADIEMGGTDQLFNCTMGRQLQETNGDAAQIVLCMPLLRGTDGKEKMSKSLNNIIGLTDEPNEIFGKTMSIPDDLLEEYIALATDFSIEEKANLNERLKSDNPMLIKKIVAKNIITQYHSEKDAEAAEAFFNNQFQKRNDDNRVFEPIEIDSLQITTEKISVLEVCHQLKNDLSKTAVRRLIESGAVQINGEKSTDPLADFLVEKETKIKIGKRDFFELK from the coding sequence ATGGAAAGTTTAAAAAGTTTAAAAGAAAATGTAGCCATTTTTTTACCTGAGAATGGATTAGAAGAAAAATTAAAATTAGCTGAAAAAGAAAATCGTTCTCTACGAATTAAATTAGGATTTGATCCAACTGCACCAGATCTACATTTGGGTCATGCAGTAGTTTTAAAAAAATTAAAAGAGTTTCAAGATTTAGGGCATCAAATTGTTATTTTAGTAGGTAGTTTTACAGCTCAAATCGGTGATCCAACAGGAAAAAACAAAAGTCGTCAACCATTAAATGCAGATCAAGTTCAGAAAAATGCTGAAACTTATATCAATCAATTATCAAAAATAATTAATGTTGATAAAGCAGAAATTGTCTTTAATTCGGATTGGTTAGATCATTTACCTTTTTCGGACGTAATTCAATTGTTGTCAAAAGTAACGGTTGCACAATTAATGCATCGAAATGATTTTAACAAACGATTTACAGAGAATACACCAATTGCGATGAACGAGTTGGTTTATCCTATTTTACAAGCTTATGACTCTGTTCAAATAAATGCTGATATCGAAATGGGTGGTACAGATCAATTATTCAATTGTACGATGGGACGTCAGTTACAAGAAACGAATGGCGATGCTGCACAAATTGTATTGTGTATGCCACTTTTAAGAGGAACAGATGGAAAAGAAAAAATGAGTAAATCGTTGAATAATATTATCGGATTGACAGATGAACCAAACGAAATTTTTGGAAAAACAATGTCTATTCCTGACGATTTATTGGAGGAATACATTGCATTAGCAACAGATTTTTCAATTGAAGAAAAAGCAAATTTGAATGAACGATTAAAATCGGATAATCCTATGTTAATCAAAAAAATAGTTGCTAAAAATATCATTACGCAATATCATTCAGAAAAAGATGCTGAAGCTGCTGAAGCGTTTTTTAACAATCAATTTCAAAAAAGGAATGACGACAATAGAGTGTTTGAACCGATTGAAATAGATTCATTGCAAATCACAACTGAAAAAATTTCTGTATTAGAGGTTTGTCATCAATTAAAAAATGATTTATCAAAAACGGCTGTTAGACGTTTGATAGAAAGTGGTGCGGTGCAAATTAATGGTGAAAAAAGTACAGATCCTTTGGCTGATTTTTTAGTCGAAAAGGAAACTAAAATCAAAATAGGAAAACGAGATTTTTTCGAATTAAAATAA
- the prmC gene encoding peptide chain release factor N(5)-glutamine methyltransferase, which produces MTLAELKQLFISELESIYDQDEIEGVFLIYLEDKFDIQFIPSNEIDYTSEISSDIKQLKKGKPVQHITGKAFFYNDFFIVNENTLIPRPETEELIELIRNDYNPETELSLIDLGTGSGCIPISLAKLFPNSNVSAIDISEKALEVAQSNAQNLNVKIDFYQQNLLEDIQLNQKFDVIVSNPPYIRNLEKEEMHQNVLNFEPHLALFVENENALIFYERVLVFAENHLNQNGTIYCEINQYLGQETKQLFEKNYEFVTIYKDISGNDRMLKASNTQ; this is translated from the coding sequence ATGACTTTAGCTGAGTTAAAGCAACTTTTTATTTCAGAATTAGAATCTATTTATGATCAAGATGAAATTGAAGGTGTTTTTTTAATTTATTTAGAAGATAAATTTGATATTCAATTTATTCCTTCTAATGAAATCGATTATACATCAGAAATTTCATCAGATATTAAGCAATTAAAAAAAGGAAAACCCGTACAACATATTACAGGAAAAGCTTTTTTTTATAATGATTTTTTTATCGTCAATGAAAATACATTAATTCCGCGTCCAGAGACGGAAGAATTAATCGAATTGATTCGAAATGATTATAATCCTGAAACTGAATTATCACTGATTGATTTAGGAACTGGAAGTGGTTGTATACCTATTTCTTTGGCCAAATTATTTCCGAACTCAAATGTTTCGGCTATTGATATTTCTGAAAAAGCTTTAGAAGTAGCTCAATCGAATGCCCAAAATTTGAATGTTAAAATTGATTTTTATCAACAAAATCTTCTCGAAGATATTCAGTTAAATCAAAAATTTGATGTTATTGTTTCTAATCCTCCTTATATCAGAAATTTAGAGAAAGAAGAAATGCATCAAAATGTATTAAATTTCGAACCTCATTTGGCTCTTTTTGTCGAAAATGAAAATGCCCTTATTTTTTATGAACGTGTGCTTGTTTTTGCAGAGAATCATCTGAATCAAAATGGAACAATTTATTGTGAAATTAATCAATATTTAGGACAAGAAACAAAACAACTTTTTGAGAAAAATTATGAATTTGTAACTATTTATAAAGATATTTCAGGAAATGATCGCATGTTAAAAGCTTCAAACACACAATAA
- a CDS encoding cysteine-rich CWC family protein, giving the protein MEETCSRCNKEITCNVNDINNCSCSKIELKPETKEFLTKTHYKCLCTNCLEQLNYFETLDKEYKYPSMPSEFVPHIHYYIENGNWVFTEFFHYQKGKCCQNGCRHCAYGFKK; this is encoded by the coding sequence ATGGAAGAAACTTGCTCGCGTTGTAATAAAGAAATAACGTGTAATGTAAATGATATTAATAATTGCAGTTGCTCTAAAATTGAATTGAAACCAGAAACGAAAGAGTTTTTAACAAAAACGCATTACAAGTGTTTATGCACTAATTGCTTGGAGCAATTGAATTATTTCGAAACTTTAGATAAAGAATATAAGTACCCATCCATGCCTTCAGAATTTGTTCCGCATATACATTATTACATCGAAAACGGGAATTGGGTTTTTACAGAATTTTTTCATTATCAAAAAGGTAAATGTTGCCAAAATGGGTGTAGACATTGTGCATATGGTTTTAAGAAATAA
- a CDS encoding DcaP family trimeric outer membrane transporter produces MSKNLTKLASIALFCCYSYVVAQQRINDTIVVEKVEVIQPQENKDKVDVQFYGFIRNDIFMDTRQMIGAGEVLVPLYPKDRLLDVNGADINDASKFHMLSIVSRAGVNLKGPELLGAKTSGILEGEFFGATEGGINEFRLRHAYVMLDWEKTQLGIGQYWHPFVVLEALPNVVNYGTGAPVYALNRNPQVRLTHKVTDKFKVIAALHSQRDFTPNTEPFRNSGMPAAHLQLQYKSPVFTAGVGAQYENLKPKLSSGNPPIKSSERVENVSFMAYSKLNTKPLQVTVAGYLMQDASSFVQLGGIVGYQKSPLEVETYKPMNTHSMWIDLQQNSTGKFSFGLFAGYVRNNGVKNPVEDASATSYGVTTNWGAISATPGTRTVNYLYKVVPRLDFTLSKALKFRLEYDRSTAQWADATIKGTGTENKYLANNNRFQLTTLFNF; encoded by the coding sequence ATGAGTAAAAATTTAACAAAATTGGCTTCCATTGCCTTGTTTTGCTGCTATTCCTATGTCGTTGCTCAACAGCGTATAAATGACACTATAGTTGTAGAAAAAGTTGAGGTAATACAACCCCAAGAAAACAAAGATAAAGTTGATGTTCAATTTTATGGATTTATCAGGAATGATATTTTTATGGATACACGTCAAATGATCGGAGCAGGAGAGGTCTTGGTTCCTCTTTATCCAAAAGATCGATTATTAGATGTGAATGGTGCAGATATTAATGATGCATCAAAATTTCATATGCTATCAATTGTTTCGAGAGCGGGTGTTAATTTAAAAGGACCAGAACTACTTGGTGCTAAAACTTCGGGTATTTTAGAAGGAGAATTTTTTGGTGCAACAGAAGGAGGAATTAATGAATTTCGTTTACGTCACGCCTACGTGATGTTAGATTGGGAGAAAACGCAATTAGGGATTGGTCAATATTGGCATCCGTTTGTTGTTTTAGAAGCTTTGCCAAATGTTGTTAATTATGGAACTGGCGCTCCTGTTTATGCATTGAATAGAAATCCACAAGTGCGATTAACCCATAAGGTAACAGATAAATTTAAAGTGATCGCTGCTTTACATTCTCAACGCGATTTTACACCGAACACAGAACCTTTTAGAAACAGTGGAATGCCAGCTGCTCATTTACAATTGCAGTATAAATCTCCAGTTTTTACAGCAGGAGTTGGTGCTCAGTATGAGAATTTAAAACCAAAACTATCTTCGGGTAATCCACCGATAAAATCAAGTGAACGAGTAGAAAATGTTTCGTTCATGGCTTATTCAAAATTAAATACAAAACCGCTTCAAGTCACTGTTGCAGGATATTTGATGCAAGACGCATCATCATTTGTGCAATTAGGAGGAATTGTAGGGTATCAAAAAAGTCCTTTAGAAGTTGAAACATATAAACCGATGAATACACACAGTATGTGGATTGATTTGCAACAAAATTCCACAGGTAAGTTTTCGTTCGGATTATTTGCAGGATATGTCAGAAATAATGGAGTTAAAAATCCAGTAGAAGATGCAAGTGCAACTTCTTATGGTGTAACAACCAATTGGGGAGCTATTTCTGCTACTCCAGGAACACGAACAGTTAATTATTTGTATAAAGTAGTTCCTCGTTTAGATTTTACATTAAGCAAAGCATTAAAATTTAGATTAGAGTATGATCGTAGTACGGCTCAATGGGCTGATGCGACCATAAAAGGAACAGGAACTGAGAATAAATATTTAGCAAATAACAACAGATTTCAATTAACGACATTATTTAACTTCTAA
- a CDS encoding 5'-nucleotidase, lipoprotein e(P4) family: MKHLQLMLGSVMLFGLTACQTPKVAIQEQQKTTTNHSLQVDGKIYAAFFQQRAAEYQALSQQAYNVAKLRLDEAIAAKGEKPIAIVSDIDETFLDNSYYAVEMAKQGKTWSQDTWANWTSKGIATPLAGSLEFFQYAASKGVQIFYITNRYEEERPGTLANLMKYNYPLQSPQNLILRSKESSKETRRQNIAKDFDIVLLLGDSLTDFSNLFDNHKSENERAAAVETLKAEFGKRFIVLPNVGYGDWESAIFDYKYDLTQEQKDSIIYEAAKETPSH; the protein is encoded by the coding sequence ATGAAACATTTACAATTGATGTTGGGAAGTGTAATGCTTTTTGGTTTAACAGCTTGTCAAACACCGAAAGTAGCTATACAAGAGCAACAGAAAACAACAACAAATCATAGTTTACAAGTTGATGGTAAAATATATGCCGCTTTTTTTCAACAAAGAGCAGCTGAGTATCAGGCTTTAAGTCAACAAGCTTATAACGTTGCGAAATTGCGTTTAGATGAAGCGATCGCAGCGAAAGGCGAAAAACCCATCGCTATTGTATCAGATATTGATGAAACATTTTTAGATAATTCATATTACGCAGTAGAAATGGCGAAACAAGGTAAAACTTGGTCGCAAGATACGTGGGCAAATTGGACTTCAAAAGGGATTGCAACTCCATTAGCAGGATCTTTAGAGTTTTTTCAATACGCAGCGAGTAAGGGAGTTCAGATTTTTTATATCACGAATAGATACGAAGAAGAACGTCCAGGAACTTTAGCTAATTTGATGAAATACAACTATCCGTTACAAAGTCCTCAAAATTTGATTTTGAGAAGCAAAGAGAGTAGTAAAGAAACTCGTCGTCAAAATATTGCAAAAGATTTTGATATTGTTCTATTATTAGGAGATAGTTTAACAGATTTTTCTAATTTGTTTGATAATCATAAATCTGAAAATGAAAGAGCTGCAGCAGTTGAGACTTTGAAAGCTGAATTTGGAAAAAGATTTATTGTTTTACCTAATGTTGGCTATGGAGATTGGGAATCTGCAATTTTTGATTATAAATATGATTTGACCCAAGAACAGAAAGATTCAATTATTTACGAAGCAGCAAAAGAAACGCCAAGTCATTAA